In Helianthus annuus cultivar XRQ/B chromosome 9, HanXRQr2.0-SUNRISE, whole genome shotgun sequence, the following are encoded in one genomic region:
- the LOC110874607 gene encoding calcium-binding protein CML38-like, producing the protein MDKQQQYKRVFTHLDQNGDGKLSPLELQVCMGKIGEELSLEEAEMVAELMASEGNGLLSFDDLVKVVESANEDEKVNDLKMAFKMYEEVEGCGCITPKSLRRMLSRLGESRTVEECELMIAKFDLDGNGVVDFDEFHHMMACS; encoded by the coding sequence ATGGACAAACAACAACAATACAAACGTGTATTCACACATTTGGACCAAAATGGTGATGGCAAACTATCGCCACTGGAGCTCCAAGTTTGCATGGGGAAGATCGGTGAAGAGTTGTCGTTGGAGGAGGCGGAGATGGTGGCGGAGTTGATGGCCTCGGAAGGTAATGGGTTGTTGAGCTTTGACGATTTGGTTAAAGTGGTTGAAAGTGCAAATGAGGATGAGAAAGTGAATGACTTAAAAATGGCTTTTAAAATGTATGAAGAAGTAGAGGGGTGTGGTTGTATAACTCCCAAAAGTTTGAGGAGAATGCTTAGTAGATTGGGCGAGTCGCGAACTGTCGAAGAGTGTGAGTTGATGATCGCGAAGTTTGACCTCGATGGCAATGGCGTTGTTGATTTCGATGAGTTTCATCACATGATGGCATGCTCGTGA
- the LOC110874608 gene encoding calcium-binding protein CML38-like: MNKQQYKRVFTHLDQNGDGKLSPPELQVCMGKIGEELSLEEAEMVAELMASDGVGLLSFDDLVKVVESANEDEKVNDLKMAFKMYEEVEGCGCITPKSLRRMLSRLGESRTVKECELMIAKFDLDGNGVVDFDEFHHMMACS; the protein is encoded by the coding sequence ATGAACAAACAACAATACAAACGTGTATTCACACATTTGGACCAAAATGGTGACGGTAAACTATCGCCACCGGAGCTCCAAGTTTGCATGGGGAAGATCGGTGAAGAGTTGTCGTTGGAGGAGGCAGAGATGGTGGCGGAGTTGATGGCCTCCGACGGTGTTGGGTTGTTGAGCTTTGACGATTTGGTTAAAGTGGTTGAAAGTGCAAATGAGGATGAGAAAGTGAATGACTTAAAAATGGCTTTTAAAATGTATGAAGAAGTAGAGGGGTGCGGTTGTATAACTCCCAAAAGTTTGAGGAGAATGCTTAGTAGATTGGGCGAGTCGCGAACTGTCAAAGAGTGTGAGTTGATGATCGCGAAGTTTGACCTCGATGGCAATGGCGTTGTTGATTTCGATGAGTTTCATCACATGATGGCATGCTCGTGA